One segment of Panicum virgatum strain AP13 chromosome 3K, P.virgatum_v5, whole genome shotgun sequence DNA contains the following:
- the LOC120699455 gene encoding WAS/WASL-interacting protein family member 1-like, whose product MDEDRAAGPHHHRPSPPPPPPPSSDAGKRRRLPNVRLAGSVPPPSHLPHPRRVPVVPATRSRVPLHLRHHQAPSADPPQTLPPKPSADGTDDLTLALAAACPRKPRGKADGREEEETGSEPEPEPETETEEESGEEVADVAGWLWRMGMGRYAAAFEAHEVDAAVLPCLTMDDLRDMGIGAVGARRKLFCAIQRLAPPPPQPRR is encoded by the coding sequence ATGGACGAGGACCGCGCCGCCGggccccaccaccaccgcccctcgccgccgccaccgccgccgccgtcctcggacgccggcaagcgccgccgcctccccaacGTCCGCCTCGCGGGCTCCGTCCCGCCCCCGTCCCACCTCCCGCACCCGCGCCGCGTCCCCGTCGTGCCCGCCACCAGGTCCCGCGTACCCCTGCACCTCAGGCACCACCAGGCCCCCTCCGCGGACCCGCCCCAAACCCTCCCCCCAAAACCCTCCGCCGACGGCACCGATGACCtcaccctcgccctcgccgccgcgtgcccccgCAAGCCCAGGGGGAAGGCTgacgggagggaggaggaggagacggggtcggagccggagccggagcccgagacggagacggaggaggagtccggggaggaggtggccgaTGTGGCGGGGTGGCTGTGGCGGATGGGGATGGGCCGCTACGCCGCGGCGTTCGAGGCGCACGAGGTCGACGCCGCCGTGCTGCCCTGCCTCACCATGGACGACCTCCGGGACATGGGCATCGGcgccgtcggggcgcgccgcAAGCTCTTCTGCGCCATCCAGAGGctcgccccgcccccgccgcagcCACGGAGGTGA
- the LOC120699456 gene encoding protein LAX PANICLE 2-like isoform X2, translating to MAQDPSHPHRQSKDTAAPPPPQQQEDQPEQPEIAPHQPAAPPEPHQPPRDAVVQEAASTSSSTGSDAGSSWLQLGIGPSSTSPPPPPSSRRKRQRTDDAAGPSSSAQPAAAPPAPPPPQLQLSLQPGPSSSSPAVAAAPPPPAHEAGTWFLLRAAQNQRRDPPLPQVPRSYLRVRDGRMTVRVVMRYLVNKLGLDDDSQLEITCRGQRLLPTMTLQQVRDTIWRPVPAEAAAVLPAPGSPSTNQIMTLYYGRS from the exons ATGGCACAGGACCCCTCCCACCCGCACCGGCAGAGCAAGGacaccgccgcgccaccgccgccgcagcagcaggaggatcaGCCCGAGCAGCCGGAGATAGCGCCGCACCagcccgcggcgccgccggagccgcacCAGCCCCCGCGCGACGCCGTCGTTCAGGAAGCcgccagcaccagcagcagcaccggcAGCGACGCCGGCTCCTCCTGGCTGCAGCTCGGGATCGGCCCGtcctcgacgtcgccgccgccgccgccgtcctcgcggcGGAAACGACAGAGGACCGATGACGCGGCTGGCCCCTCGTCCTCCGCacagccggcggccgcgcccccggcgccgccgccgccgcagctgcagcTCTCTCTACAACCGGGGCCTTCGTCGTCGtccccggcggtggcggcggcgccgccgccgcccgcccacgaGGCCGGCACGTGGTTCCTGCTCCGGGCGGCGCAGAATCA GAGGAGGGATCCGCCATTGCCGCAGGTTCCGAGGAGCTACTTGAGGGTTAG AGACGGGAGGATGACAGTTAGAGTAGTGATGAGGTACCTGGTTAACAAGCTGGGCCTTGACGACGATTCACAG TTAGAGATTACCTGTCGAGGGCAGCGCCTTCTGCCAACGATGACCCTGCAGCAGGTCCGCGACACTATTTGGCGCCCTGTGCCAGCTGAGGCCGCAGCGGTTTTGCCGGCCCCTGGCTCACCAAGCACAAACCAGATCATGACACTGTATTACGGCAGAAGCTAG
- the LOC120699456 gene encoding protein LAX PANICLE 2-like isoform X1, whose translation MAQDPSHPHRQSKDTAAPPPPQQQEDQPEQPEIAPHQPAAPPEPHQPPRDAVVQEAASTSSSTGSDAGSSWLQLGIGPSSTSPPPPPSSRRKRQRTDDAAGPSSSAQPAAAPPAPPPPQLQLSLQPGPSSSSPAVAAAPPPPAHEAGTWFLLRAAQNQRRDPPLPQVPRSYLRVSRDGRMTVRVVMRYLVNKLGLDDDSQLEITCRGQRLLPTMTLQQVRDTIWRPVPAEAAAVLPAPGSPSTNQIMTLYYGRS comes from the exons ATGGCACAGGACCCCTCCCACCCGCACCGGCAGAGCAAGGacaccgccgcgccaccgccgccgcagcagcaggaggatcaGCCCGAGCAGCCGGAGATAGCGCCGCACCagcccgcggcgccgccggagccgcacCAGCCCCCGCGCGACGCCGTCGTTCAGGAAGCcgccagcaccagcagcagcaccggcAGCGACGCCGGCTCCTCCTGGCTGCAGCTCGGGATCGGCCCGtcctcgacgtcgccgccgccgccgccgtcctcgcggcGGAAACGACAGAGGACCGATGACGCGGCTGGCCCCTCGTCCTCCGCacagccggcggccgcgcccccggcgccgccgccgccgcagctgcagcTCTCTCTACAACCGGGGCCTTCGTCGTCGtccccggcggtggcggcggcgccgccgccgcccgcccacgaGGCCGGCACGTGGTTCCTGCTCCGGGCGGCGCAGAATCA GAGGAGGGATCCGCCATTGCCGCAGGTTCCGAGGAGCTACTTGAGGGTTAG CAGAGACGGGAGGATGACAGTTAGAGTAGTGATGAGGTACCTGGTTAACAAGCTGGGCCTTGACGACGATTCACAG TTAGAGATTACCTGTCGAGGGCAGCGCCTTCTGCCAACGATGACCCTGCAGCAGGTCCGCGACACTATTTGGCGCCCTGTGCCAGCTGAGGCCGCAGCGGTTTTGCCGGCCCCTGGCTCACCAAGCACAAACCAGATCATGACACTGTATTACGGCAGAAGCTAG
- the LOC120699456 gene encoding protein LAX PANICLE 2-like isoform X3, with protein MAQDPSHPHRQSKDTAAPPPPQQQEDQPEQPEIAPHQPAAPPEPHQPPRDAVVQEAASTSSSTGSDAGSSWLQLGIGPSSTSPPPPPSSRRKRQRTDDAAGPSSSAQPAAAPPAPPPPQLQLSLQPGPSSSSPAVAAAPPPPAHEAGTWFLLRAAQNQRRDPPLPQVPRSYLRVSRDGRMTVRVVMRYLVNKLGLDDDSQVNEMIKC; from the exons ATGGCACAGGACCCCTCCCACCCGCACCGGCAGAGCAAGGacaccgccgcgccaccgccgccgcagcagcaggaggatcaGCCCGAGCAGCCGGAGATAGCGCCGCACCagcccgcggcgccgccggagccgcacCAGCCCCCGCGCGACGCCGTCGTTCAGGAAGCcgccagcaccagcagcagcaccggcAGCGACGCCGGCTCCTCCTGGCTGCAGCTCGGGATCGGCCCGtcctcgacgtcgccgccgccgccgccgtcctcgcggcGGAAACGACAGAGGACCGATGACGCGGCTGGCCCCTCGTCCTCCGCacagccggcggccgcgcccccggcgccgccgccgccgcagctgcagcTCTCTCTACAACCGGGGCCTTCGTCGTCGtccccggcggtggcggcggcgccgccgccgcccgcccacgaGGCCGGCACGTGGTTCCTGCTCCGGGCGGCGCAGAATCA GAGGAGGGATCCGCCATTGCCGCAGGTTCCGAGGAGCTACTTGAGGGTTAG CAGAGACGGGAGGATGACAGTTAGAGTAGTGATGAGGTACCTGGTTAACAAGCTGGGCCTTGACGACGATTCACAG GTCAATGAAATGATTAAGTGCTGA
- the LOC120699456 gene encoding protein LAX PANICLE 2-like isoform X4: MAQDPSHPHRQSKDTAAPPPPQQQEDQPEQPEIAPHQPAAPPEPHQPPRDAVVQEAASTSSSTGSDAGSSWLQLGIGPSSTSPPPPPSSRRKRQRTDDAAGPSSSAQPAAAPPAPPPPQLQLSLQPGPSSSSPAVAAAPPPPAHEAGTWFLLRAAQNQRRDPPLPQVPRSYLRVRDGRMTVRVVMRYLVNKLGLDDDSQVNEMIKC; this comes from the exons ATGGCACAGGACCCCTCCCACCCGCACCGGCAGAGCAAGGacaccgccgcgccaccgccgccgcagcagcaggaggatcaGCCCGAGCAGCCGGAGATAGCGCCGCACCagcccgcggcgccgccggagccgcacCAGCCCCCGCGCGACGCCGTCGTTCAGGAAGCcgccagcaccagcagcagcaccggcAGCGACGCCGGCTCCTCCTGGCTGCAGCTCGGGATCGGCCCGtcctcgacgtcgccgccgccgccgccgtcctcgcggcGGAAACGACAGAGGACCGATGACGCGGCTGGCCCCTCGTCCTCCGCacagccggcggccgcgcccccggcgccgccgccgccgcagctgcagcTCTCTCTACAACCGGGGCCTTCGTCGTCGtccccggcggtggcggcggcgccgccgccgcccgcccacgaGGCCGGCACGTGGTTCCTGCTCCGGGCGGCGCAGAATCA GAGGAGGGATCCGCCATTGCCGCAGGTTCCGAGGAGCTACTTGAGGGTTAG AGACGGGAGGATGACAGTTAGAGTAGTGATGAGGTACCTGGTTAACAAGCTGGGCCTTGACGACGATTCACAG GTCAATGAAATGATTAAGTGCTGA